A genomic window from Caballeronia sp. SBC1 includes:
- a CDS encoding fumarylacetoacetate hydrolase family protein, whose product MKLATLKDGTRDGQLVVVSRDLRTAAIAEAIVPTLQRALDDWTFYAPQLLDLSDSLNQGRARHSFAFDPKACMAPLPRAFQWADGSAYVNHVELVRRARKAEMPPEFWTDPLMYQGGGDDFLGPTDDIVCASEAYGIDFEAEVAVITTDVPMAVKPADALRHVRLLMLVNDVSLRNLIPAELGKGFGFFQSKPATAFSPVAVTPDELGEAWREGRVHRPMIVHWNGKKVGQPDCGTDMVFNFGELIAHAAKTRNVRAGSIVGSGTVSNKDTKRGYCCIAEKRCLETIEHGVPTTEFMKFGDSVKIEIFDEAGKSIFGAIDQSVVALNE is encoded by the coding sequence ATGAAACTTGCCACGCTGAAGGACGGAACCCGTGACGGCCAACTGGTCGTTGTATCGCGTGATTTGCGCACGGCGGCCATTGCCGAAGCGATCGTGCCGACGCTGCAACGCGCGCTGGACGACTGGACTTTTTACGCGCCGCAGTTGCTGGACCTCTCGGATTCGCTGAACCAGGGCCGCGCGCGCCACTCGTTCGCCTTCGACCCCAAAGCCTGCATGGCGCCGCTTCCCCGCGCGTTTCAGTGGGCCGACGGTTCCGCTTACGTGAACCACGTCGAACTCGTGCGACGCGCCCGCAAAGCGGAAATGCCGCCTGAATTCTGGACCGATCCCTTGATGTACCAAGGCGGCGGTGACGATTTTCTCGGACCCACGGACGATATTGTGTGTGCATCGGAGGCCTACGGCATCGACTTCGAAGCCGAAGTGGCCGTCATCACGACCGACGTGCCGATGGCCGTCAAACCCGCCGACGCGCTCAGGCACGTGCGCCTGCTGATGTTGGTCAACGACGTCTCGCTGCGCAATCTGATCCCCGCGGAACTCGGCAAAGGTTTCGGGTTTTTCCAGAGCAAGCCGGCCACGGCGTTCTCGCCGGTCGCGGTCACGCCGGACGAACTTGGCGAGGCGTGGCGCGAGGGCCGTGTGCATCGGCCGATGATCGTGCACTGGAACGGCAAGAAAGTCGGCCAGCCCGATTGCGGCACCGACATGGTGTTCAACTTCGGCGAGCTGATCGCGCACGCGGCCAAAACCCGCAATGTGCGCGCGGGATCGATCGTCGGTTCGGGCACGGTGTCGAACAAGGATACGAAGCGGGGTTACTGCTGTATCGCCGAGAAACGCTGCCTGGAGACCATTGAACACGGTGTGCCCACAACGGAGTTCATGAAGTTCGGTGACAGCGTCAAGATCGAAATCTTCGACGAAGCGGGCAAGTCGATTTTTGGCGCAATCGATCAGTCGGTCGTGGCGCTGAACGAGTAA
- a CDS encoding ABC transporter substrate-binding protein, with protein MQSGGRWGTAFRQLAAGVLITLSTVAWAQTPHVKIGLVLSLTGPAASLGIPARDTVALLPKEMGGRPVDYIILDDASDTTQAVQTTKKLISEDHVDAIIGSSITPNSLAMIDVVADGQTPMISLASSSKIIEPVDAKRHWVFKTPQTDAMMASAIAEHASNHGVKTMAYIGQADALGETFYAEVAKFAQLHHITMVANERFNRTDTSVTGQVLKIIAAKPDAVVVGAAGTPAALPPKTLRERGYKGTIYHNHGTGNRDFLRVCGADCNGTFLPASPVLVASQLPDDHPAKHLALEYIKLYETKYGAGTVSAFGSYAWDAGMLLNRAVPIALKAGAPGTPEFRGALRDALENTKNFADSNGLVNMTPNDHIGLDQRARVIAEIENGKWIYQPR; from the coding sequence ATGCAGTCAGGCGGCAGATGGGGAACGGCGTTCAGGCAGTTGGCGGCGGGTGTTTTGATCACACTTTCAACGGTAGCCTGGGCGCAGACGCCGCATGTGAAGATCGGGCTGGTGTTGTCGTTGACGGGGCCGGCGGCGTCGCTTGGCATTCCGGCACGCGACACCGTCGCGCTGCTGCCGAAGGAAATGGGCGGGCGCCCGGTGGACTACATCATTCTCGATGACGCCTCCGACACAACGCAGGCCGTCCAGACCACGAAGAAGCTGATTTCCGAAGATCACGTGGACGCGATCATCGGTTCATCGATTACGCCGAACTCGCTTGCCATGATCGATGTGGTCGCCGACGGCCAGACGCCAATGATCTCGCTCGCGTCTTCATCGAAGATTATTGAACCCGTGGATGCCAAGCGCCACTGGGTCTTCAAGACGCCGCAAACCGACGCGATGATGGCGTCCGCCATTGCCGAACATGCCAGCAATCACGGCGTGAAAACGATGGCGTACATCGGCCAGGCCGACGCGCTCGGTGAGACCTTTTATGCAGAGGTAGCAAAGTTCGCGCAGCTCCACCACATCACAATGGTGGCGAACGAGCGCTTCAACCGGACGGACACGAGCGTGACCGGACAGGTGCTGAAAATCATCGCGGCGAAGCCGGACGCAGTGGTGGTCGGTGCAGCGGGAACGCCCGCCGCGCTGCCGCCGAAAACATTAAGAGAACGCGGTTACAAAGGCACGATTTATCATAACCACGGCACGGGCAATCGCGACTTCCTGCGCGTGTGCGGCGCGGATTGCAACGGCACGTTCTTGCCGGCGAGCCCGGTGCTGGTAGCGTCGCAACTGCCCGACGATCATCCTGCGAAACATCTCGCGCTCGAGTACATCAAGCTGTATGAAACGAAGTACGGCGCGGGTACAGTTTCGGCATTCGGCTCGTATGCTTGGGACGCGGGCATGTTGCTGAACCGCGCGGTGCCGATTGCGTTGAAGGCGGGCGCGCCGGGCACGCCCGAGTTCCGTGGCGCTTTACGCGATGCGCTCGAAAACACGAAGAATTTTGCGGACTCGAACGGTCTCGTCAACATGACGCCGAACGATCATATTGGTCTCGATCAACGCGCCCGCGTGATCGCGGAGATCGAGAACGGCAAGTGGATCTATCAACCGCGTTGA
- a CDS encoding enoyl-CoA hydratase/isomerase family protein gives MSDLSLYSHYTSLELRRHDHGVLEIVMNGAGANKSGLATADANMHRELADIWRDIDRDPDTRVALIRGEGKGFSGGGDLDLVEQMASDFEVRARVWREARDLVYNVINCSKPIVSAMHGPAVGAGLVAGLLADISIAAKTARIIDGHTRLGVAAGDHAAIVWPLLCGMAKAKYYLLLCEPVSGEEAERIGLVSLAVDEIELMPKAIEVANRLAQGSQTAIRWTKYALNNWLRTAGPAFDTSLALEFMGFSGPDVQEGVKSLRERRAPNFPGGSPF, from the coding sequence ATGAGCGACCTTTCCCTGTACTCACATTACACGTCGCTGGAATTACGGCGGCACGACCACGGTGTGCTCGAAATCGTGATGAACGGCGCGGGCGCGAACAAAAGCGGACTCGCGACGGCGGACGCGAACATGCATCGCGAACTGGCGGATATCTGGCGCGATATAGATCGCGATCCGGACACGCGCGTGGCGTTGATTCGCGGCGAGGGCAAGGGGTTTTCGGGCGGCGGCGACCTGGATCTGGTCGAACAGATGGCCTCTGACTTCGAGGTCCGCGCGCGGGTCTGGCGCGAGGCGCGCGATCTCGTTTATAACGTGATCAACTGCAGCAAGCCGATCGTCTCGGCGATGCACGGGCCGGCGGTTGGCGCGGGACTGGTTGCAGGTCTTCTCGCCGATATTTCGATTGCGGCGAAAACCGCGCGCATTATTGATGGACACACGCGGCTTGGCGTGGCCGCTGGCGATCACGCGGCAATCGTGTGGCCGTTGCTGTGCGGCATGGCGAAAGCGAAGTATTACCTGCTGTTGTGCGAACCGGTGAGCGGCGAGGAAGCGGAACGTATTGGGCTGGTGTCGCTCGCGGTGGACGAGATCGAACTGATGCCGAAAGCCATTGAAGTCGCGAATCGTCTGGCGCAAGGGTCGCAGACGGCCATCCGCTGGACGAAATACGCGCTGAACAATTGGTTGCGAACGGCAGGACCTGCCTTCGATACGTCGCTGGCGCTCGAATTCATGGGCTTTTCCGGGCCCGATGTGCAGGAAGGCGTCAAGTCGCTGCGTGAGCGGCGCGCGCCGAATTTCCCGGGCGGATCGCCGTTTTAG
- a CDS encoding PhaM family polyhydroxyalkanoate granule multifunctional regulatory protein, with amino-acid sequence MADTPGGTPPFGSFPGMTGFPQGDMMEKMWDMMKLNPFAAAATPGGSPSLSMMSDMLAPLTNVEELDKRIKDMRAVEQWLKLNLNMLQSAIQALEVQRATLATLRAFGAFAQSSVEKASSPAPSSVTSGWPVPPAEKPKAEAQPQPDTDAPNEAGVNDASFDPSGWWNMLQSQFNSLATLAMAQQHAGAATPSMSTDEDENGDDDDNDVEPPEADAPPDTDAPPAAKKAAAKKAPAKKAAPRKKPL; translated from the coding sequence ATGGCCGATACGCCCGGTGGTACGCCGCCCTTTGGAAGCTTCCCAGGCATGACCGGTTTCCCTCAGGGCGACATGATGGAAAAGATGTGGGACATGATGAAGCTGAACCCGTTCGCGGCCGCCGCGACACCGGGAGGGTCTCCGTCGCTGTCCATGATGTCCGACATGCTCGCGCCGCTTACGAACGTGGAAGAGCTCGACAAGCGCATCAAGGATATGCGCGCGGTGGAGCAATGGCTCAAGCTCAACCTGAACATGCTGCAATCGGCTATCCAGGCGCTGGAAGTGCAGCGCGCGACGCTTGCCACGTTGCGCGCGTTCGGTGCGTTCGCGCAGTCGTCGGTGGAGAAGGCTTCATCGCCGGCGCCATCATCGGTTACTTCCGGGTGGCCAGTGCCGCCAGCGGAAAAGCCGAAGGCGGAAGCGCAGCCGCAGCCGGACACTGACGCGCCAAATGAAGCCGGCGTGAACGACGCTTCATTCGATCCTTCGGGCTGGTGGAACATGCTTCAGTCGCAATTCAACAGCCTTGCGACCTTGGCGATGGCGCAACAACATGCCGGCGCGGCGACGCCGAGCATGAGCACGGATGAAGACGAAAACGGCGATGACGACGATAACGATGTAGAACCGCCCGAAGCCGACGCGCCGCCAGACACTGACGCGCCACCAGCGGCCAAGAAAGCCGCAGCGAAGAAAGCGCCTGCCAAGAAAGCGGCACCGCGAAAGAAGCCGCTTTGA
- a CDS encoding chalcone isomerase family protein: protein MLLRGRVRALEHRRHPVHAGARLIARAAALALILIVLPLQAFAFDAAPVVRQTIPQARVQGEGELRMYGFHIYDAKLFVGPTGLSSKELTARPFALDIEYGRAFKGAAIAKRGREEMDDLKVASKAQTAQWQEQMEKIFPDVQPGDHVIGVFVPERGTTFYADDKVIGTIPGDDFARAFFSIWLDPRTSAPGLRNQLLANGAAQ, encoded by the coding sequence ATGTTATTGCGAGGCCGCGTTCGCGCACTCGAACACCGACGTCATCCAGTTCACGCTGGAGCACGCCTGATTGCGAGAGCCGCCGCGCTCGCGCTGATCCTGATCGTCTTGCCGCTGCAGGCGTTTGCCTTTGACGCCGCGCCGGTCGTACGCCAGACGATTCCGCAAGCGCGCGTGCAGGGCGAAGGCGAGTTGCGCATGTACGGTTTTCATATCTACGACGCCAAGCTGTTTGTTGGGCCGACGGGTCTGTCGAGCAAGGAATTGACCGCGCGGCCGTTTGCGCTGGATATCGAATATGGGCGTGCGTTCAAGGGCGCCGCGATCGCCAAAAGAGGCCGCGAGGAAATGGACGACCTGAAGGTCGCCAGCAAGGCACAGACGGCGCAATGGCAAGAGCAGATGGAAAAGATCTTCCCGGACGTGCAGCCGGGAGATCATGTCATTGGCGTATTCGTGCCCGAACGCGGCACGACGTTTTATGCCGACGATAAAGTCATCGGCACTATTCCCGGCGACGACTTCGCTCGCGCATTCTTCTCGATCTGGCTCGATCCGCGCACATCGGCGCCGGGCTTGCGCAACCAGTTGCTCGCCAACGGCGCAGCGCAATAG
- a CDS encoding cyclopropane-fatty-acyl-phospholipid synthase family protein, whose protein sequence is MSTQPSSSSSLRSPVASWFIRPLLRTHRAWRKPAAARMVLSLLGQLQYGVLDVHLPDGTTRRFGQAADAPGNPPYARVVLTNWNVCAAALKSGDIGFAETYLAGDWHTDDLAALLDIMVRNRTTIEAVVYGSWFGKLTNRFRHLRNANTKEGSRRNIHAHYDLGNAFYKLWLDSTMTYSSALFDGSPDQTLDDAQRAKYRRLLNELELDGVNLNVLEIGCGWGGFAQLAASEAKANVTGLTLSTEQLAYAQQRLADAGLSGQTDLRLQDYRDTHGQFDAIASIEMFEAVGEEYWPSYFECIKRNLKRGGRACVQTITIDNALFERYRTSTDFIQQYIFPGGMLPSPAVFVQSAERHGLKVVNQFSFGRDYARTLRMWRNAFVARLDEIRAQRFDERFIRLWDFYLCYCEAAFAHSNTDVIQFTLEHA, encoded by the coding sequence ATGTCGACACAGCCCTCCTCTTCTTCATCGCTTCGCAGTCCGGTTGCATCGTGGTTCATCCGGCCCTTGCTGCGGACTCATCGCGCGTGGCGCAAACCCGCGGCGGCGCGCATGGTGCTCAGCCTCTTGGGCCAGCTTCAATACGGCGTGCTCGATGTCCACCTCCCCGACGGCACCACGCGCCGCTTCGGACAAGCCGCCGACGCCCCCGGCAACCCTCCCTACGCGCGTGTTGTGCTGACCAACTGGAACGTGTGCGCAGCGGCGCTGAAGAGTGGCGATATAGGTTTTGCCGAGACCTACCTGGCAGGCGACTGGCATACCGACGATCTCGCCGCGCTGCTCGACATCATGGTGCGTAACCGCACGACGATCGAGGCCGTAGTCTACGGCTCGTGGTTCGGCAAGTTGACGAATCGCTTCCGGCATCTGCGCAATGCGAACACAAAGGAAGGCAGCCGGCGCAATATCCACGCGCATTACGACCTCGGCAACGCGTTCTACAAGCTCTGGCTCGACAGCACGATGACCTATTCGAGCGCCCTCTTCGACGGCTCGCCGGACCAGACGCTCGACGATGCGCAACGTGCGAAATACCGGCGGTTGTTGAACGAACTGGAGCTCGATGGCGTCAACCTGAACGTGCTGGAGATCGGCTGCGGCTGGGGCGGATTTGCGCAACTCGCCGCAAGCGAGGCGAAAGCAAACGTGACCGGCTTGACGCTGTCCACGGAACAACTGGCTTACGCGCAGCAGCGTTTGGCAGACGCGGGGCTCAGCGGCCAGACCGATCTTCGCCTGCAGGATTACCGCGATACCCACGGCCAGTTCGACGCGATTGCATCGATAGAAATGTTCGAAGCCGTGGGCGAGGAATATTGGCCAAGCTACTTTGAATGCATCAAGCGCAATCTCAAGCGTGGCGGGCGCGCATGCGTGCAGACGATCACCATCGACAACGCGCTGTTCGAGCGTTACAGGACGAGCACCGACTTTATCCAGCAGTATATTTTTCCAGGCGGTATGCTGCCTTCGCCTGCCGTGTTCGTGCAATCGGCGGAACGCCACGGGCTGAAAGTGGTCAACCAGTTCTCCTTTGGCCGCGACTATGCACGCACGCTCAGGATGTGGCGCAACGCGTTTGTTGCGCGGCTCGACGAGATCCGCGCACAAAGATTCGACGAACGATTCATCCGCTTGTGGGACTTTTACCTATGTTATTGCGAGGCCGCGTTCGCGCACTCGAACACCGACGTCATCCAGTTCACGCTGGAGCACGCCTGA
- a CDS encoding DUF1365 domain-containing protein has protein sequence MSTPAPQSFDAPDLLLVGSVRHKRLRPARNAFSYGVYTLRLPLRARAARLAQGTQRDSRLFATNRFGLLSFYDSDHGADGQTSLQWIESMLHENGIHDATGEIFLHTFPRVLGYVFNPVSFWFCERADGALRAVVCEVNNTFGERHCYLLDPGSGVLNGSPLTVTKVFHVSPFCKVQGHYTFRFMFASPKRGKPLRSLARIDYDDGDGPLLLTSIAGSARPLDAHNVLRVFFGYPLMTFGVVAKIHWQALKLFFKRVPFMSKPTPPAANVSHERAELPTR, from the coding sequence ATGAGTACGCCCGCCCCCCAATCCTTCGATGCCCCCGACCTGCTGCTCGTCGGGTCCGTGCGACACAAGCGGCTGCGCCCAGCACGCAACGCGTTCTCCTACGGCGTCTACACGTTACGGCTACCGCTGCGCGCTCGCGCTGCAAGATTGGCCCAAGGTACTCAACGCGACTCGCGCCTGTTCGCGACCAATCGATTCGGCTTACTAAGCTTTTACGATAGCGACCACGGTGCCGATGGACAAACATCGCTTCAATGGATCGAATCGATGCTGCATGAAAACGGCATCCACGACGCCACCGGCGAGATCTTCCTGCACACGTTCCCGCGCGTGCTGGGCTACGTGTTCAATCCGGTGAGCTTCTGGTTTTGCGAGCGTGCAGACGGTGCGTTGCGCGCCGTGGTCTGCGAAGTGAACAACACCTTCGGCGAGCGCCATTGCTATCTGCTCGATCCAGGCAGCGGCGTCCTGAACGGCTCGCCGCTCACCGTCACCAAGGTTTTCCACGTGTCGCCGTTCTGCAAGGTGCAAGGGCATTACACGTTCCGCTTCATGTTTGCATCGCCGAAACGCGGTAAGCCGCTGCGCTCCCTCGCGCGCATCGACTATGACGACGGCGACGGTCCGCTGCTGCTGACCAGCATTGCGGGGAGCGCACGTCCGCTCGACGCCCACAACGTGCTGCGCGTGTTCTTCGGCTATCCGCTGATGACGTTCGGCGTCGTCGCGAAAATTCACTGGCAGGCGCTGAAGCTGTTCTTCAAGCGCGTGCCGTTCATGAGCAAACCCACTCCGCCGGCTGCGAACGTCTCGCACGAGCGGGCCGAATTGCCGACCAGGTGA
- a CDS encoding NAD(P)/FAD-dependent oxidoreductase, giving the protein MKVAVIGAGISGLACAYRLAKAEAGIDATLFEANGYFGGHTNTVDVTLDGITHGVDTGFLVFNHRTYPNLVKLFEELDVPTTATDMSFSVSLTDRRLEWAGSDLNTVFTQRRNLLRPSFLRMLADILRFNRTTTALALAGKDVQLAEPVSVFLEREKFSTAFRDWYLLPMIGAIWSCSTSQMMAFPIGTLIRFCHNHGLLQVNDRPQWHTVNGGAREYVRRMLPVIRDARVGAPATSVRRSAHGVEIDSARGLEHFDHVVLACHSDQALALLADPSHDESATLGAIGYEPNRAVLHTDASLLPAQRAWSAWNYESRTGELGGEPQLCVHYLINKLQPLPFKTPVIVSLNPVREPRRETVMREFAYSHPVFDQAAVQAQRALPSMQGVRNTWFAGAWTGYGFHEDGLKSGLEAAAKLTAIAALSHNAQALAA; this is encoded by the coding sequence ATGAAAGTTGCGGTAATTGGAGCGGGGATTTCTGGGCTGGCGTGCGCGTACCGGCTGGCAAAGGCCGAGGCAGGTATCGACGCGACGCTGTTCGAGGCCAACGGCTACTTTGGCGGTCACACGAACACGGTGGACGTGACACTCGATGGCATCACGCATGGCGTGGATACGGGCTTCCTGGTCTTCAATCACCGTACTTATCCGAACCTGGTGAAGCTGTTCGAAGAACTCGACGTCCCAACCACCGCGACCGATATGTCGTTTTCCGTCTCGCTGACGGACCGTCGGCTGGAATGGGCGGGCAGCGACCTGAATACGGTCTTCACGCAGCGCCGCAATCTGCTGCGCCCGTCATTCCTGCGCATGCTGGCCGATATCCTCCGCTTCAACCGCACGACCACCGCGCTGGCTCTGGCTGGCAAGGACGTTCAACTCGCCGAGCCGGTGAGCGTTTTTCTCGAACGCGAAAAGTTTTCGACGGCTTTCCGCGACTGGTACCTGCTGCCGATGATCGGTGCGATCTGGTCCTGCTCCACATCGCAGATGATGGCGTTTCCCATTGGCACGCTGATTCGCTTTTGTCATAACCACGGCTTGCTGCAGGTCAACGACCGGCCGCAATGGCACACCGTCAACGGCGGCGCGCGCGAATATGTGCGGCGCATGCTGCCCGTAATCCGCGATGCCCGCGTCGGTGCGCCCGCGACATCGGTGAGACGCAGCGCGCATGGCGTGGAGATCGATAGCGCGCGGGGTTTGGAACACTTCGATCACGTCGTGCTCGCGTGTCATAGCGATCAAGCGCTCGCCCTCCTCGCCGATCCCTCGCACGACGAATCGGCGACGCTCGGCGCGATCGGCTATGAACCGAATCGCGCGGTATTGCATACCGACGCTTCGTTGTTGCCGGCGCAACGCGCATGGTCGGCATGGAACTACGAGAGCCGCACCGGCGAGCTTGGGGGCGAGCCGCAGTTATGCGTGCATTACCTCATCAACAAGCTGCAACCGTTGCCGTTCAAGACGCCAGTCATCGTTTCGCTGAATCCGGTGCGTGAGCCGCGCCGCGAAACAGTGATGCGCGAGTTCGCCTACAGCCACCCTGTTTTCGATCAAGCCGCCGTCCAGGCTCAACGCGCTTTGCCATCGATGCAAGGCGTACGCAATACGTGGTTCGCGGGTGCATGGACCGGTTACGGTTTCCACGAGGACGGCCTGAAGTCGGGGCTTGAAGCGGCCGCGAAGCTGACCGCCATCGCGGCATTGAGCCACAACGCACAGGCGCTTGCAGCATGA
- a CDS encoding MerR family transcriptional regulator, which produces MTNTSETGLPLNVAVAGGTETGSPAPVNPDPAGTAEDSDVTGIAGVGIGIGAIAHEIGLTKDTLRVWERRYGFPQPLRSSGGERLYPQEQVTKLRLVKRLLDAGHRPSKVLPQSIARLRQLAEDSGVGQDAPDVELDRLVELLRVGRYDDFRFELLKRATREGLARFVLDVAAPLSARVGNAWAAATLQVYHEHLFSEAMQVTLRSLMRPLCEALRGRGTHPRVLLTTLPGEGHGLGILMAEAMLALADCECMALGTQTPQLDIVNAVTAHEIEIVALSFAASMPVQAVINGLTELRAALPPKVAIWVGGSSPALRRKLPDGVLSVAGLEPIEAAVAEWRHSAML; this is translated from the coding sequence ATGACAAATACATCAGAAACCGGTCTACCCTTGAACGTTGCGGTGGCTGGCGGGACAGAAACCGGAAGCCCAGCGCCGGTGAATCCCGACCCAGCGGGCACGGCGGAGGACAGTGATGTGACGGGCATCGCGGGCGTCGGCATTGGTATTGGAGCGATTGCTCACGAGATCGGGCTCACGAAGGACACGTTGCGGGTCTGGGAGCGGCGTTACGGTTTCCCGCAACCGTTGCGATCTTCAGGCGGCGAGCGGCTCTACCCGCAGGAGCAGGTGACCAAGCTGCGTCTGGTCAAGCGTTTGCTGGATGCAGGGCACAGGCCGAGCAAAGTTTTGCCGCAATCCATCGCGCGGCTGCGGCAACTGGCTGAAGATTCAGGCGTGGGGCAGGATGCGCCGGACGTTGAACTCGACCGGCTCGTTGAGTTGCTGCGTGTAGGCCGATACGACGACTTCCGCTTCGAACTGCTCAAGCGCGCCACGCGCGAAGGGCTCGCGCGCTTCGTTCTCGACGTGGCCGCGCCGCTGTCGGCGAGGGTGGGCAATGCATGGGCTGCAGCCACGCTGCAGGTTTATCACGAGCATCTGTTCAGTGAAGCCATGCAGGTCACGCTGCGCTCGCTGATGCGCCCGCTATGCGAGGCTTTGCGCGGGCGCGGCACGCACCCGCGGGTGCTGCTCACCACGCTGCCGGGCGAGGGGCACGGGCTAGGCATCCTGATGGCGGAGGCCATGCTCGCGCTCGCCGATTGCGAGTGCATGGCGCTAGGAACGCAGACCCCGCAGCTAGACATTGTGAACGCCGTTACGGCCCATGAAATCGAGATCGTCGCGCTGTCGTTCGCTGCTTCCATGCCTGTGCAGGCCGTGATCAACGGACTCACGGAGTTGCGTGCGGCGTTGCCGCCGAAAGTGGCGATCTGGGTCGGCGGCAGCAGTCCCGCATTGCGGCGCAAGCTCCCTGACGGCGTGTTGAGCGTCGCGGGACTTGAGCCGATTGAAGCGGCTGTAGCGGAGTGGCGTCATAGCGCCATGCTATGA
- a CDS encoding ferritin-like domain-containing protein: protein MNTMLYPELYKSLESVRWDMEKDIPWDKFDSALLTDEQAKTIKMNAITEWSALPATEMFLRDNHNDSDFSAFISVWFFEEQKHSLVLMEYLRRFKPEMVPTEAELDAVRFEFDPAPPLETLMLHFCGEIRLNHWYRRAAEWHTEPVIKHIYETISRDEARHGGAYLRYMKKAMTQTGDIARAAFAKIGVLMASARRTEKPLHPTNLHVNQALFPRDTIQSRLPDPEWLEHWLDEQIRFDDSWEKKVVERILHNLSILFERSFATAQELNRYRKEVVLRLQAAQGTAQGASQLPA from the coding sequence ATGAACACGATGCTTTATCCGGAACTGTATAAATCGCTGGAATCGGTTCGTTGGGACATGGAGAAAGATATTCCCTGGGACAAATTCGACTCGGCGCTGCTCACCGACGAACAAGCCAAGACCATCAAGATGAACGCGATCACCGAATGGTCCGCGTTGCCCGCCACGGAAATGTTCCTGCGCGACAACCACAACGACAGCGATTTTTCGGCGTTCATCAGCGTGTGGTTTTTCGAAGAGCAAAAACATTCGCTCGTGCTCATGGAATACCTGCGCCGCTTCAAGCCTGAAATGGTGCCGACCGAAGCAGAACTGGATGCCGTTCGCTTCGAGTTCGATCCTGCTCCCCCGCTCGAAACGCTGATGCTGCACTTCTGCGGCGAGATCCGCCTGAACCACTGGTACAGGCGCGCGGCCGAATGGCATACGGAGCCGGTGATCAAGCATATCTACGAAACCATTTCACGCGACGAAGCACGTCACGGCGGCGCGTATCTGCGTTACATGAAGAAAGCGATGACGCAGACCGGCGATATCGCGCGTGCCGCGTTCGCGAAGATCGGTGTCCTGATGGCTTCAGCACGGCGCACGGAAAAACCGTTGCATCCGACCAATCTCCACGTAAATCAGGCGCTGTTTCCGCGCGACACAATCCAGTCGCGTTTGCCGGACCCGGAGTGGCTCGAACACTGGCTCGACGAACAAATTCGCTTCGACGACAGTTGGGAAAAGAAGGTTGTCGAACGGATCCTGCATAACCTTTCCATTCTGTTCGAACGCTCGTTTGCCACGGCGCAGGAATTGAACAGGTATCGCAAGGAAGTCGTGCTGCGCCTGCAAGCTGCGCAAGGAACTGCACAAGGCGCGTCGCAACTGCCGGCCTGA
- the rfaE2 gene encoding D-glycero-beta-D-manno-heptose 1-phosphate adenylyltransferase, protein MPAPFERKIMTRDALAAVRPQFTSPVVFTNGVFDILHRGHVTYLADAKALGATLIVGVNSDASVRMLGKGDDRPINREDDRMALLAALESVDWVVKFEESTPLELIGELHPDVLVKGGDYDMDKLAESALVRSWGGKALAIAFEHDRSTTALLKKVRTQGAEK, encoded by the coding sequence ATGCCCGCTCCTTTCGAACGCAAGATCATGACGCGCGACGCGCTCGCTGCTGTGCGCCCGCAATTCACGTCGCCGGTAGTTTTCACGAACGGCGTTTTCGATATCCTGCATCGCGGCCATGTGACCTATCTCGCCGATGCGAAAGCGCTAGGTGCAACGCTGATTGTCGGCGTGAACAGTGACGCGTCGGTGCGCATGCTCGGCAAGGGCGACGACCGGCCGATCAATCGCGAAGACGACCGCATGGCGCTGCTGGCCGCGCTCGAAAGCGTGGATTGGGTGGTGAAGTTCGAGGAGTCAACGCCGCTGGAGCTGATCGGCGAACTGCATCCGGACGTGCTGGTGAAAGGCGGCGACTACGACATGGACAAGCTGGCGGAATCGGCGTTGGTGCGGAGCTGGGGCGGCAAGGCGCTGGCCATTGCGTTCGAGCACGATCGCTCGACGACCGCGTTGCTCAAGAAAGTGCGCACGCAGGGCGCAGAGAAATAA